In Providencia sneebia DSM 19967, one DNA window encodes the following:
- a CDS encoding helix-turn-helix domain-containing protein, which produces MPQDNHLALVYALSKWIEEHLGRVIHLEELAAYSGYSLWHMQKIFKEVTGISLGKYIRQRRLAGAVHLLRNSNQSIFDIALDFGFGSQSHFTYMFRKEYGITPFDFRQNQHIDLEVKQPLHLTHDYE; this is translated from the coding sequence ATGCCACAAGATAATCATTTAGCACTTGTTTATGCGTTGAGTAAGTGGATTGAAGAACATTTAGGCCGAGTTATTCATTTGGAAGAACTTGCAGCCTATTCGGGTTATTCACTTTGGCATATGCAAAAAATCTTTAAAGAAGTAACGGGAATTTCTTTAGGGAAATATATTCGCCAACGCCGACTGGCAGGTGCCGTTCATCTATTAAGAAATAGTAATCAATCTATATTTGATATTGCGTTGGACTTTGGATTCGGATCGCAATCACACTTTACTTATATGTTCCGTAAGGAGTATGGTATTACTCCGTTCGATTTTAGGCAGAATCAGCATATTGATCTGGAAGTAAAACAGCCGTTACACTTAACTCACGACTACGAGTGA
- the yidA gene encoding sugar-phosphatase has translation MSIKLVAIDLDGTLLNAQHQITPAVKEAIIQAKNRGVQIVLASGRPFSGIAPYLAELGLDNATDYCISNNGGVIHQANDGSHLIENLLDFADYQYFESLSREVGVHMHVLAQNTMFTSNRHISGYTVHEAYLTNTPLVYCPTNEMDPDLKFTKFMMIDCPDKLSTGISYIPEETFKKYTLMRTSPYFLEISSETASKGASLQLICEKLGITPDKVMSIGDQNNDIKMLEYAKFPVAMGNAIDNVRNIAKFVTTTNNEDGVAVAINKFINI, from the coding sequence ATGTCTATAAAACTGGTAGCGATTGATTTAGATGGTACTTTGCTTAACGCCCAGCACCAAATCACGCCAGCGGTCAAAGAAGCCATTATTCAAGCAAAAAACAGAGGTGTTCAAATCGTTCTTGCTTCAGGACGCCCATTTTCAGGTATAGCCCCCTATCTTGCTGAATTAGGTCTCGATAACGCGACTGATTACTGTATCAGTAATAATGGTGGTGTTATCCATCAAGCTAATGATGGTTCCCATTTAATCGAAAACCTCTTAGATTTTGCAGACTACCAATATTTCGAATCACTCTCGAGAGAAGTTGGCGTTCACATGCATGTACTTGCACAAAATACCATGTTTACCTCAAATCGACATATCAGTGGTTATACCGTTCATGAAGCTTATTTAACGAATACCCCACTCGTCTATTGCCCTACCAATGAAATGGACCCCGATTTAAAATTTACTAAATTTATGATGATTGACTGCCCTGATAAATTAAGTACGGGGATAAGCTACATTCCTGAAGAGACATTTAAAAAATATACGTTGATGCGCACTAGCCCCTATTTTCTGGAAATTTCAAGTGAGACTGCGAGTAAAGGGGCTTCATTACAACTCATTTGTGAAAAATTAGGCATTACACCAGATAAAGTCATGAGCATTGGCGATCAAAATAATGATATCAAAATGCTGGAATATGCAAAATTCCCTGTAGCAATGGGGAATGCAATTGATAATGTACGTAATATAGCCAAATTTGTTACCACCACGAATAATGAAGATGGTGTTGCCGTCGCCATAAATAAATTTATTAATATATAA
- the yddG gene encoding aromatic amino acid DMT transporter YddG yields MKLKQHTATLYGIISILLWSTMVGLIRSVSEYFGPVGGAALIYTIGSLILVVIMGLPKIMAYPKRYLFWGTFLFVSYEICFVLALGLASNRQQAIELGMVNYLWPSFTIALAVFFNRQKFTVLLGVGLVLAFAGLLWVISGDQPISVGAIVDNIKTNPLSYFLAFIGAILWSFYSNVTKRISNGNNGMVLFFILTAIGLWILFLFEPSQSFIISSHSIILLLIAAIATGGANALWTLAVIRGNVALLGTLSYFTPVISTAFSSILLSTALTLGFWQGVVMVTMGSIICFFATQRYMKAKKVAI; encoded by the coding sequence ATGAAACTTAAGCAGCATACAGCAACGCTGTACGGTATTATCTCAATTTTATTGTGGAGTACCATGGTTGGGCTTATTCGCAGTGTGAGTGAATATTTCGGACCTGTTGGTGGCGCTGCATTAATCTATACTATCGGTTCTCTGATTTTGGTCGTCATAATGGGTTTGCCAAAAATAATGGCTTATCCTAAACGTTACTTATTCTGGGGCACCTTTTTATTTGTAAGTTATGAGATCTGTTTTGTGCTGGCATTAGGACTGGCAAGTAATCGGCAACAAGCTATTGAGTTAGGAATGGTGAACTATTTATGGCCGAGTTTTACTATTGCCTTAGCGGTTTTCTTTAATCGTCAGAAATTCACTGTATTATTAGGCGTTGGGCTAGTTTTAGCGTTTGCTGGATTATTATGGGTTATTTCTGGTGACCAGCCTATTTCAGTGGGTGCCATCGTTGATAATATAAAAACTAATCCACTTAGCTATTTTCTGGCATTCATTGGGGCAATCCTTTGGTCTTTTTATAGTAATGTGACCAAACGTATTTCTAATGGAAATAATGGCATGGTGCTATTTTTTATTTTAACTGCCATTGGGCTATGGATATTGTTTTTATTTGAACCATCTCAATCATTCATTATTTCATCACATAGCATCATATTGTTATTGATCGCCGCAATTGCCACCGGTGGGGCAAATGCGTTATGGACGTTAGCTGTGATAAGAGGGAATGTTGCTTTATTAGGCACTTTATCCTATTTCACGCCTGTTATTTCGACGGCTTTCTCTTCAATATTATTAAGCACAGCATTAACTCTAGGGTTCTGGCAAGGCGTTGTAATGGTAACAATGGGATCAATTATTTGTTTCTTTGCTACGCAACGTTATATGAAAGCAAAAAAAGTAGCCATTTAA
- a CDS encoding alanine/glycine:cation symporter family protein → MIEFINSLNNIVWGSLLIYLLLGAGIFFTLFTGFIQFRHFGHMFGVLRNSNQTSNEGISSFQALCTSLAARVGTGNLTGVAIALTAGGPGAIFWMWVVAFLGMATSFIESTLAQLYKTKDDQGNYRGGPAYYMQKGLNLRWMGVLFSIFLIIAFGLVFNAVQANSIAEATAVAFDFNPLYVGIVLVIMSGIVIFGGLKSIAKVAELIVPVMAIAYLLLAFWVVGHHIERLPEVFMLIIRNAFGLQEAAGGAIGYGVAQAMTQGIQRGLFSNEAGMGSAPNAAASATPYPPHPASQGYVQMMGVFMDTIVICSATAIIILSSGVLDNPVEKINGIELTQLALSSAVGSWGATFIAIAIFFFAFTSIIANYSYAESNLVFLENNHTAGLLLLRLAALGMVMFGSLAEMPFIWKLADLSMGLMAIINLIAILLLSKIAFKLAKDYNMQRKAGKTPTFNIDDHLELKLQVEEGIWDKKSVEEWVNGKPTQQTV, encoded by the coding sequence TTGATAGAATTTATTAATTCATTGAACAATATTGTGTGGGGATCACTTCTTATTTATTTATTGCTTGGTGCTGGTATTTTCTTTACCTTGTTTACAGGATTTATACAGTTCCGCCACTTTGGGCATATGTTTGGTGTACTGCGAAATAGTAATCAAACAAGTAATGAAGGTATTTCTTCATTCCAAGCATTATGTACTAGCTTGGCAGCTAGAGTCGGAACGGGGAATTTAACTGGCGTTGCAATTGCATTAACAGCGGGTGGCCCTGGTGCGATATTTTGGATGTGGGTTGTCGCATTTCTGGGGATGGCAACTTCCTTTATTGAGTCCACGCTTGCACAGCTTTATAAAACGAAAGATGATCAAGGGAATTATCGCGGTGGTCCTGCTTATTATATGCAGAAAGGGCTTAACTTGCGTTGGATGGGCGTTTTATTCTCTATCTTTTTAATTATTGCTTTTGGGCTGGTATTTAATGCTGTACAAGCAAACTCGATTGCAGAAGCAACCGCTGTAGCATTTGATTTTAACCCTCTTTATGTCGGCATTGTTTTAGTCATAATGAGCGGCATTGTGATTTTTGGCGGATTAAAATCAATTGCAAAAGTCGCTGAGTTAATTGTTCCTGTTATGGCAATAGCTTATTTATTATTAGCTTTTTGGGTTGTTGGACATCATATTGAACGATTACCTGAAGTCTTTATGTTAATTATCCGCAATGCGTTTGGTTTACAAGAAGCGGCGGGCGGGGCTATTGGTTATGGTGTAGCTCAAGCCATGACACAAGGCATTCAACGGGGTTTATTCTCAAATGAAGCTGGCATGGGCTCAGCACCTAATGCTGCTGCATCAGCAACACCATATCCACCACATCCTGCTTCTCAGGGCTATGTTCAAATGATGGGGGTATTTATGGATACGATAGTTATTTGTAGCGCGACCGCAATTATCATTCTTTCATCAGGTGTATTAGATAACCCAGTAGAAAAAATTAATGGTATTGAATTGACTCAATTAGCATTGTCATCAGCTGTGGGGAGTTGGGGCGCAACATTTATTGCTATCGCGATTTTCTTCTTTGCCTTCACTTCGATAATTGCCAATTATTCCTATGCTGAAAGTAATTTAGTGTTTCTTGAAAATAACCACACAGCAGGATTATTACTCTTACGTTTAGCCGCATTAGGAATGGTCATGTTTGGTAGTTTGGCTGAGATGCCTTTTATTTGGAAGCTTGCTGATTTATCAATGGGGTTAATGGCGATAATAAATCTAATTGCGATTCTTTTGTTATCGAAAATAGCCTTCAAATTAGCTAAAGATTATAACATGCAAAGAAAAGCCGGTAAAACGCCGACTTTTAATATAGATGATCACCTTGAGCTTAAATTACAGGTTGAAGAGGGGATCTGGGATAAGAAAAGTGTTGAAGAGTGGGTTAATGGAAAGCCGACTCAACAAACTGTTTAA
- a CDS encoding DinI-like family protein, with product MKITITISDGTVPAKSYDAFTDELRARVLEVYPGSDLYIIHDSGATTFETSGFHNDKEVHIVLHELVEDVLHHGHWSN from the coding sequence ATGAAAATCACGATTACAATTTCTGATGGTACCGTCCCTGCAAAAAGCTACGATGCCTTTACTGATGAGTTAAGAGCTAGAGTGTTAGAAGTTTATCCCGGAAGTGACTTATATATTATACATGATAGTGGCGCGACAACATTTGAAACGTCAGGTTTTCATAATGATAAAGAAGTACACATCGTTCTACATGAATTAGTTGAAGATGTTTTACACCATGGACACTGGTCAAACTAA
- a CDS encoding HEAT repeat domain-containing protein, giving the protein MKKTIVENLVKLTYGSNNDVKIAAINALGDYKCSIEQQDAIERLLVLCNDYNREIAVASIYSLSKLAKFFYGDLT; this is encoded by the coding sequence ATGAAAAAAACTATCGTTGAAAATTTAGTCAAACTCACTTATGGTTCTAATAATGATGTAAAGATCGCAGCAATAAATGCATTAGGTGATTATAAATGCTCTATAGAACAACAGGATGCAATTGAAAGATTACTTGTGTTATGTAATGACTATAATAGAGAAATTGCAGTAGCATCAATATATTCACTAAGCAAACTTGCTAAATTCTTTTATGGAGACTTAACATAA